The following coding sequences lie in one Enterococcus sp. 9E7_DIV0242 genomic window:
- the mgtE gene encoding magnesium transporter: MNEGQEIEAQFEELLNFLKTEQMNEFRETFLALHIYEQGQFYQSLEAEDRERVYNYLSPKELADMFDVIEEDNDDMKVYIAEMRPSYAAEMLSEMYTDNAVDLLNMLDKGQMAKYLSLMSAEDASEIKELLHYEDDTAGSIMTTEYVSLVANQTVRSAMYVLKNQADVAETIYYVYVVDQDNRLVGVISLRDLIINDDDTMISEILSERVISVHVGDDQEDVAQTIRDYDFLALPVIDYDDHLLGIVTVDDIIDVIDDEAASDYSGLAGVDVEEVSENPFKAASKRLPWLITLLFLGMSTATLISHYETLVSEASILAVFISLITGTAGNAGTQSLAVAVRRLAVSDEKDNNFKRLIVSEVLTGVVTGAITGLTIFIVVGIWKQNFPLGFVIGMAMLCAITVANLAGSFIPMLMDKLGFDPAVASGPFITTLSDLTSVLIYFNIASIFMSYFT; the protein is encoded by the coding sequence ATGAATGAAGGACAAGAAATCGAAGCGCAATTCGAGGAATTGCTGAATTTTTTGAAAACAGAGCAGATGAATGAATTTCGTGAAACCTTTTTAGCTCTTCATATATACGAGCAGGGACAATTCTACCAATCTCTTGAGGCTGAGGACCGTGAACGGGTCTATAATTATCTATCTCCAAAGGAATTGGCTGATATGTTTGATGTCATTGAAGAAGATAATGATGATATGAAGGTTTATATTGCAGAGATGCGTCCAAGCTATGCGGCTGAAATGCTCTCTGAGATGTACACGGATAATGCAGTGGATTTATTGAACATGCTGGATAAGGGGCAAATGGCCAAGTATCTAAGCTTGATGAGTGCAGAGGACGCCAGTGAGATAAAAGAGCTCCTCCACTATGAAGATGATACTGCCGGCTCTATCATGACAACCGAATATGTCTCTCTTGTTGCAAATCAGACAGTACGCTCAGCGATGTATGTATTAAAAAATCAGGCAGATGTTGCCGAAACGATCTACTATGTCTATGTTGTGGATCAGGATAATCGCCTGGTAGGAGTTATTTCGCTTCGTGATTTGATTATCAATGATGATGATACGATGATTAGTGAAATCTTGAGTGAACGGGTGATTTCTGTTCATGTGGGAGACGATCAGGAAGATGTCGCACAGACGATTCGTGATTACGACTTTCTGGCGTTGCCTGTTATTGATTATGATGATCATCTTCTGGGAATCGTTACCGTTGATGATATCATTGATGTCATCGATGATGAAGCAGCCAGTGACTACTCAGGATTAGCCGGGGTCGATGTGGAAGAGGTCAGCGAGAATCCATTCAAAGCAGCATCTAAGCGGCTACCATGGCTCATCACGCTATTGTTTTTAGGGATGTCTACTGCTACACTTATCAGTCACTATGAAACCTTAGTTAGTGAAGCCAGTATCTTGGCAGTCTTTATTTCCTTGATTACCGGAACAGCTGGGAATGCAGGAACACAGTCTTTGGCTGTTGCTGTTCGTCGTTTAGCTGTCAGTGATGAAAAGGACAATAATTTTAAGCGATTGATTGTCAGTGAAGTCCTTACAGGAGTTGTGACAGGTGCGATTACCGGATTAACGATATTCATTGTTGTTGGTATTTGGAAGCAAAATTTCCCACTTGGCTTTGTGATTGGGATGGCGATGCTTTGTGCCATTACAGTAGCGAATTTGGCAGGAAGCTTTATTCCAATGCTTATGGACAAGCTGGGCTTTGATCCAGCCGTGGCAAGCGGTCCGTTTATCACGACCTTGAGTGATTTAACAAGTGTCCTTATTTATTTTAATATTGCCAGTATTTTTATGAGCTATTTTACTTAA
- a CDS encoding copper homeostasis protein CutC encodes MIKEFCAENYTDIPTAIRNGAGRIELCDNLAVGGTTPSTGVIEEALHYAGEHSVPVMTMIRPRGGNFVYNDIELKIMHTDLIEAKKIGTDGVVFGCLTQENWLDEEALELLIETSEGLQITFHMAFDSLTKEDQFKAIDWLVEHDVHRILTHGGPAGSAIDENLPHLKELISYAAGRIIILPGGGISSQNREQIKEALGVEELHGTKIVAFDQ; translated from the coding sequence GTGATCAAAGAATTTTGTGCAGAAAATTATACAGATATCCCTACTGCTATTCGCAATGGTGCCGGTAGAATCGAGCTATGTGATAATCTCGCGGTTGGCGGAACAACCCCCAGTACAGGTGTAATTGAGGAAGCTTTACACTATGCTGGAGAACACTCTGTTCCCGTAATGACAATGATTCGACCTCGCGGAGGCAATTTTGTCTATAATGACATCGAACTGAAAATCATGCATACAGATTTGATTGAAGCAAAAAAAATTGGAACTGATGGGGTCGTTTTTGGTTGCTTGACACAAGAAAACTGGCTAGATGAAGAAGCATTAGAACTTCTTATCGAAACATCAGAGGGCCTACAAATCACTTTTCACATGGCTTTTGACTCATTAACTAAAGAAGACCAATTCAAAGCAATCGACTGGCTGGTAGAGCATGATGTACACCGCATTTTGACACATGGCGGACCTGCCGGATCAGCAATTGACGAGAACCTTCCACATCTGAAAGAATTGATCAGCTATGCAGCCGGAAGAATCATTATTCTTCCCGGAGGGGGAATCTCGTCTCAAAATAGAGAACAAATAAAAGAAGCACTTGGTGTCGAAGAGCTCCACGGAACGAAAATCGTTGCCTTTGATCAATAG
- a CDS encoding methyltransferase domain-containing protein codes for MLKKIDIAKKFLSENASSFRCPICHSSFIQTDHALICTEKHRFELSKKGTLYFLKTHIQTEYDHQMFVHRQAMIKSGMYESMLKKLVPYLNDKELVLDVGCGEGSFLNALSEASTAKKKIGFDISKEGIYLATNQPANETFWCAADLTNLPFADRSVDCILNIFSPSHYKEFARVLKPGGQVVKIIPEAGYLKELRAAFFPNDQKKQTYSNQKVIDKFSESMKVITNERVATVFEIPEARRLDLLEMSPLEWQADPKIKAELQRNPFEKITVDLRMLVGEIR; via the coding sequence ATGCTTAAAAAAATTGATATAGCAAAAAAATTTTTATCTGAAAATGCATCGTCGTTTCGATGCCCTATTTGTCATAGTTCTTTTATACAAACTGACCATGCCTTGATTTGCACAGAAAAACATCGATTTGAGCTGTCGAAAAAAGGAACACTCTATTTTCTTAAGACGCATATACAGACAGAGTATGATCATCAAATGTTTGTGCATCGGCAAGCAATGATCAAAAGTGGCATGTATGAAAGTATGCTGAAAAAGCTTGTTCCTTATTTGAATGATAAAGAGCTTGTTCTTGATGTCGGCTGTGGGGAGGGAAGCTTTCTCAATGCATTATCAGAGGCGAGTACCGCAAAGAAAAAAATTGGTTTTGATATTTCAAAGGAAGGAATTTACCTTGCGACAAATCAACCAGCCAATGAAACCTTCTGGTGTGCAGCAGATTTGACGAATCTACCATTTGCAGATCGTTCAGTTGATTGTATTCTAAATATCTTTTCTCCTTCACATTATAAGGAGTTTGCTCGTGTATTGAAGCCAGGAGGACAGGTGGTAAAAATCATTCCGGAAGCGGGGTATTTGAAGGAACTTCGAGCCGCATTTTTTCCAAATGATCAGAAGAAGCAAACCTATTCGAATCAAAAGGTGATTGATAAGTTTTCTGAGTCCATGAAGGTCATCACTAATGAGCGAGTAGCGACTGTCTTTGAGATACCGGAAGCACGACGCCTTGATTTATTGGAAATGTCACCATTAGAATGGCAGGCTGATCCTAAAATCAAAGCAGAACTGCAAAGAAATCCTTTTGAAAAAATCACAGTTGACTTGCGCATGTTAGTAGGAGAGATTAGATAA